A region from the Anomaloglossus baeobatrachus isolate aAnoBae1 chromosome 11, aAnoBae1.hap1, whole genome shotgun sequence genome encodes:
- the CXCR5 gene encoding C-X-C chemokine receptor type 5, translating into MSSDVETLVFNEGFNSAYSDATTNFNQNYIGFTCDNSLGDDFQEHEKHKTLYLVIIPVLYSLVFVVGLVGNSLVLFILMTKHRSRSSTDNFLLHLAFADLLMLVTFPFAITEAVVGWKFGDFLCKIVGAISRLNFYCSSLLLGCISIDRYLSIIYAIHTFKKRSIKTIHFYCFVLWIVCFLLSVPNMFILGTHQLDNYTWCTYKQNYFPSNTWWQIGRFTNHFVGFLLPMIIMTICYSRIIATLCRSPRREKRKAVRVALVITGVFFLCWTPFNVAVFLDTLDQYGWINSCAIQNTLPITITVTELFGYLHSCLNPLLYAFVGAKFRNDALTVLKHFGCFQSEMFDRGTSLRRKSSTTDSESRTVISSI; encoded by the coding sequence GGATTTAATTCTGCTTATTCTGATGCTACAACTAATTTTAACCAAAACTACATTGGCTTTACGTGTGACAATTCCTTGGGTGACGACTTCCAAGAACATGAGAAACACAAGACACTCTACCTTGTTATAATCCCAGTACTCTACAGCCTGGTGTTCGTGGTTGGATTAGTGGGAAACAGCCTTGTCCTCTTCATTCTGATGACAAAACATCGCTCACGATCCAGTACGGACAATTTCCTTTTGCACTTGGCCTTCGCTGATTTGCTGATGCTTGTTACTTTCCCTTTTGCTATTACAGAGGCTGTGGTTGGGTGGAAATTTGGGGATTTTCTCTGTAAGATTGTGGGAGCCATCAGTCGTTTGAATTTCTATTGCAGCAGTCTTCTCCTGGGGTGTATTAGCATTGACCGCTACCTGTCTATCATCTACGCTATTCACACTTTCAAGAAACGAAGTATTAAGACAATTCACTTCTATTGCTTTGTTTTGTGGATTGTTTGCTTTTTGCTTTCAgtgccaaatatgtttattttgggAACCCACCAACTAGATAATTATACCTGGTGCACGTACAAGCAAAACTATTTTCCCAGCAATACTTGGTGGCAAATCGGAAGATTTACTAATCACTTTGTGGGGTTTTTACTTCCAATGATCATCATGACCATATGCTATTCCCGCATAATAGCCACCCTATGTAGGTCCCCGAGGCGAGAGAAGAGAAAAGCGGTCAGAGTCGCTCTGGTGATTACGGGAGTCTTCTTCTTGTGCTGGACTCCGTTCAATGTGGCGGTATTTCTGGATACTCTGGATCAATATGGATGGATAAATAGTTGCGCGATTCAGAATACTCTGCCTATAACGATAACGGTCACAGAATTATTTGGATATCTGCATAGTTGTTTGAATCCCTTGCTTTACGCATTTGTGGGGGCAAAGTTCAGGAACGATGCTCTGACAGTTCTAAAACACTTCGGATGCTTCCAGTCCGAGATGTTTGACCGCGGCACATCACTCAGAAGAAAGAGCAGCACCACAGATTCTGAAAGTCGGACAGTTATCTCCAGCATTTAA